One segment of Erigeron canadensis isolate Cc75 chromosome 2, C_canadensis_v1, whole genome shotgun sequence DNA contains the following:
- the LOC122587708 gene encoding uncharacterized protein LOC122587708, with amino-acid sequence MERMNFMLSLTQESASVCISELRMDRATFRVLCDMVRDIGGLKPTRNTSIEEVVAMFLFNHDGRVLRDAISRNQGLRVPRDCYYLVDFGYCNANGFLAPYQGQRYHLKEFDGHRRETPQEYFNMKHAKARNVIERCFGLLKGRWKILSSPSFFSIQTQIRIIMACCLFYNLIRKYMSHDPQEDEEEEEEEESESEDESEDGEYVTNICPSDEWSEFRNNMSSICSMHGEIDRFV; translated from the exons ATGGAACGGATGAATTTTATGTTAAGCTTAACTCAGGAAAGTGCATCTGTCTGCATTAGTGAGCTCCGTATGGATAGAGCAACTTTTAGGGTGCTATGCGATATGGTAAGGGACATCGGTGGTTTAAAACCTACTAGAAACACATCCATAGAAGAGGTAGTAGCAATGTTCTT GTTCAACCATGATGGTCGTGTGCTTCGAGATGCAATCTCAAGGAACCAAGGTCTACGAGTCCCTCGCGATTGttattatttagttgattttggTTATTGCAATGCAAATGGTTTTCTTGCTCCATATCAAGGGCAACGATATCATTTAAAGGAGTTTGATGGTCATCGACGTGAGACTCCTCAGGAATATTTCAACATGAAACACGCTAAAGCAAGGAATGTGATTGAGAGATGTTTTGGATTGTTAAAAGGAAGATGGAAGATCCTTTCATCCCCTTCATTCTTCTCGATCCAAACTCAAATTCGAATCATTATGGCATGCTGTTTGTTTTATAACTTGATTCGTAAATATATGAGCCATGATCCTCAAGAagatgaagaggaagaagaagaagaagaatcagAAAGTGAGGACGAAAGTGAAGATGGGGAATATGTTACCAACATTTGTCCAAGTGATGAATGGTCGGAATTTAGAAATAATATGTCATCCATATGTTCAATGCATGGAGAAATAGATAGATTTGTCTAA
- the LOC122587709 gene encoding uncharacterized protein LOC122587709, with amino-acid sequence MELLKDYDCEIKYHPSKANVVADALSRKEAQVKALLKENIDKESIGKKKRLAMETNSRGFRTYKGRIWVPLLDGNRELILEEAHRSRYSVHPGVTKMYADLKPIYWWPNIKGEVTHFVERCLTSARVKADHKKPYGLLHQLENPE; translated from the exons ATGGAACTtctgaaagattatgattgtgagattaAATATCATCCCAGTAAAGCTAATGTGGTGGCGGATGCATTGAGTAGAAAG GAAGCTCAAGTTAAGGCTTTATTGAAAGAGAACATTGACAAGGAAAGTATTGGTAAAAAGAAACGTCTTGCCATGGAAACGAACAGTCGTGGATTTAGGACATATAAGGGTCGAATTTGGGTACCATTGCTTGATGGCAACCGAGAATTGATCCTTGAAGAAGCTCATAGGTCGAGATATTCAGTTCACCCTGGTGTTacaaagatgtatgcagatttgAAACCTATTTATTGGTGGCCGAACATTAAGGGTGAAGTCAcacattttgttgaaagatgcTTGACTAGTGCACGGGTAAAAGCTGATCACAAAAAGCCATATGGATTGTTGCATCAATTGGAGAATCCGGAATGA